From bacterium, one genomic window encodes:
- a CDS encoding diguanylate cyclase: MASGWLKDIVNKVGTFKDKVNILEDNFLDERKRFKNTFERNLLLEREITERTDELNQANKSLLTLKHIWSTMNSAEPLSEVLSTVINGLSDELGYLYCFVFQIYNFESGTRLKIRAANENSFSAKMHDILQSSIFSYDIPLSCENNIIVNALKNREIVKIKNFKELFQGAVPEIEDEKLEAIDKLLGNRAISILPIIVQGEPFGCLITISIRSEIGSTEKNFLSLFAGQIELAVTIANLFEQIKKQAITDGLTALYNRRHFDQCLTAEVERASRLNQPFTLITLDLDHLKKINDTHGHSVGDEAIKQIGVILKKNARSVDIAARFGGEEFAIILPGIEIEGGLIAAERLRAAIAEAQIKESIPISASIGVATFLKHTESIGELLELADQAMYLAKKNGRNRVEVASKQEETDWQRLIVNTFIELLVKQQIPAASQIVKDIQLNKLQGENLFDIMNCIYCSLSQACNNIYKNEYLDEKLFLVTELAKKSDLSDEEIEKLKIACVLHNIGSHLLPEKILIKPGPLTNEERKQVLEHPLLSAKEILRPLKSTGYIINIIEHHHENWDGTGYPGILSGETIPRGSRILYVINAYYAMIDDRPYRKALAPEKAFEMLINGAGTVWDPQIVDQFISILRNKKNKDLSKTV, from the coding sequence ATGGCATCAGGATGGCTTAAAGATATTGTTAATAAAGTAGGGACTTTCAAGGATAAAGTTAATATTCTTGAAGATAATTTTTTGGATGAAAGAAAAAGATTCAAAAATACTTTTGAACGAAATCTCTTACTTGAGAGAGAAATTACAGAACGGACTGACGAATTAAATCAGGCCAACAAAAGCTTGCTGACTTTAAAACACATCTGGAGCACCATGAATTCGGCTGAGCCATTATCTGAAGTTCTTTCTACGGTTATTAACGGATTGTCTGACGAGCTGGGGTATCTGTATTGCTTTGTTTTTCAGATTTATAATTTCGAATCAGGAACAAGACTCAAAATAAGAGCCGCAAACGAAAACAGTTTTTCCGCAAAAATGCATGATATATTGCAAAGCTCTATATTTTCTTACGATATACCTTTGAGCTGTGAAAATAATATTATTGTAAATGCCCTGAAAAACAGGGAAATAGTCAAAATAAAAAACTTTAAAGAACTGTTTCAGGGTGCTGTACCGGAAATAGAAGATGAAAAACTTGAGGCCATCGATAAGCTGTTAGGGAACAGGGCTATTTCAATATTGCCAATAATAGTGCAAGGAGAACCTTTCGGATGCCTTATTACTATTTCTATCAGAAGTGAAATAGGAAGTACGGAAAAAAACTTTTTGAGCCTTTTTGCAGGACAAATTGAACTTGCAGTGACAATCGCAAACCTTTTTGAACAAATTAAAAAACAGGCTATTACAGACGGTTTAACGGCTTTGTACAACAGAAGGCACTTTGATCAATGCCTGACAGCGGAAGTTGAGAGAGCAAGCCGTTTAAATCAGCCTTTTACGCTTATTACACTTGACTTGGATCACTTGAAAAAAATTAATGACACGCATGGACACTCCGTTGGAGATGAAGCAATTAAACAAATAGGGGTCATTCTCAAGAAAAATGCCCGTTCTGTAGATATTGCGGCAAGATTTGGCGGAGAAGAATTTGCTATAATACTTCCCGGTATTGAGATAGAGGGTGGTCTTATTGCTGCAGAAAGGCTTAGAGCAGCTATTGCTGAAGCACAGATTAAAGAATCCATACCTATTTCTGCAAGTATTGGTGTTGCGACTTTCTTAAAACATACGGAATCTATAGGAGAGCTTCTTGAACTTGCCGATCAGGCTATGTATTTAGCGAAGAAAAACGGCAGAAACAGAGTTGAAGTTGCAAGTAAACAGGAAGAAACAGACTGGCAGCGTTTGATTGTAAATACATTTATAGAATTGCTTGTTAAACAACAAATTCCGGCAGCTTCTCAAATTGTAAAAGACATTCAATTAAATAAACTTCAAGGTGAAAATCTTTTTGACATAATGAATTGTATATATTGCTCACTTTCTCAAGCCTGCAACAATATCTACAAAAATGAATATCTGGATGAAAAACTTTTTCTGGTTACAGAACTTGCAAAAAAATCAGATTTATCAGATGAAGAAATTGAAAAATTAAAAATTGCATGTGTGTTACATAACATTGGAAGTCATTTATTACCCGAAAAAATTCTAATAAAACCCGGTCCTTTAACAAATGAAGAAAGAAAGCAAGTGCTTGAGCATCCACTTTTATCGGCAAAAGAGATTCTGAGACCGCTTAAATCCACCGGATATATTATAAATATTATTGAACATCATCATGAAAATTGGGATGGAACAGGTTATCCTGGTATTCTTTCCGGAGAGACTATACCGAGAGGATCAAGAATACTTTATGTAATAAATGCATACTATGCAATGATTGACGATAGACCCTACAGAAAAGCTCTTGCCCCTGAAAAAGCTTTTGAAATGCTTATAAATGGCGCAGGAACCGTCTGGGATCCACAGATAGTAGATCAATTTATTTCTATCTTAAGAAACAAAAAAAATAAAGATCTGTCAAAAACTGTATAG
- the waaF gene encoding lipopolysaccharide heptosyltransferase II, with the protein MNTPPKILIVRLSAIGDVIHSTPILHSLRRKFPEAYIAWAIEDKSSDIIINNALIDKIFVFPKQKWKNRGFNIKNLWEFFILIKKIRKEKFDIVIDLQELFKSAIIAFLSGAKRKIAHAGTREFASIFVNEKLPAHDNFDPDKLIIERYLEPAAYLGAPVDQVQFSLPPVSESAKIYIDKLLENIDKNKEIIIFSPATIWDSKHWLEKYWAELLEKLAPEYNIIFTGTEKDKELIARICRARDEQVNNTNQKSNYLSLAGKTNLFELIELFNRAKYLIAPDTGPAHIANATQKPSIIMLFGSTGFKRTPPFGEKHIALAAELPCQPCFKRKCPRSDNNMECMKQLSPEKILTFIEQRNRVY; encoded by the coding sequence ATGAATACTCCCCCTAAAATATTAATAGTAAGGCTAAGCGCGATTGGTGATGTCATTCATTCCACGCCCATACTTCATTCTCTACGGAGAAAATTCCCTGAGGCGTATATTGCATGGGCTATAGAGGATAAATCTTCTGATATTATAATAAATAACGCCTTAATTGACAAAATTTTTGTTTTTCCAAAGCAAAAATGGAAAAACAGAGGTTTTAATATAAAAAATTTATGGGAATTTTTTATATTAATCAAAAAAATCAGAAAAGAAAAATTTGACATAGTCATAGATTTGCAGGAATTATTTAAAAGCGCAATTATAGCGTTTTTAAGCGGAGCAAAAAGAAAAATAGCACATGCTGGAACAAGAGAATTTGCAAGTATCTTTGTAAACGAAAAACTCCCTGCCCATGATAATTTTGACCCCGATAAATTAATAATAGAAAGATATCTTGAGCCTGCTGCTTACCTTGGAGCGCCTGTTGACCAAGTTCAGTTCAGTCTTCCTCCGGTAAGCGAAAGCGCAAAAATTTATATTGATAAGCTTCTGGAAAATATCGATAAAAACAAAGAAATCATAATATTTTCTCCTGCTACCATCTGGGATTCAAAACACTGGCTCGAAAAATACTGGGCAGAACTTCTGGAAAAACTTGCGCCCGAATATAATATTATTTTTACAGGGACAGAAAAAGACAAAGAACTTATTGCAAGAATATGCAGAGCTCGAGATGAGCAGGTCAACAACACAAATCAGAAAAGCAATTATCTTTCTCTGGCAGGCAAAACCAATCTTTTTGAGTTAATAGAGCTTTTTAACAGGGCAAAATACTTAATAGCCCCTGATACAGGACCTGCACACATTGCAAATGCAACCCAAAAACCTTCTATAATAATGCTCTTTGGTTCTACAGGTTTTAAAAGGACTCCTCCTTTTGGAGAAAAACATATAGCCTTAGCGGCAGAACTTCCTTGTCAGCCTTGCTTTAAAAGAAAATGCCCGAGATCCGATAATAATATGGAATGTATGAAACAGCTTTCTCCTGAAAAGATTCTGACGTTTATTGAGCAAAGAAACAGGGTATATTAG